One Hydrogenophaga crassostreae genomic region harbors:
- a CDS encoding 4Fe-4S binding protein → MQRRRLFFQLGFFALFLLAPALDLLRFDLNEAQLWVFGQRWSLGIDAFKAGEITANQAAIQIFLRAFLPVILLVVAFLGVAYRYGRLYCGWLCPHFTLVETLNNALHRASGKLSFWDKHRTHRANVEPTARWWPVFGALCLGFGFLWAITLLTYLLPPAAIWGNLIGGTLTPNQARFLVIGTAVFTLEFAFARHLFCRFGCAVGLFQSLAWMANPKGMVVSFDRDHARDCRTCSTAVYPGGSACDNGCPMRLHPRNIKRMMFSCVQCGQCLDSCDETQSAKTREPLLEWKVGADAVRETLRQRKAEMAAEASDTAKVRL, encoded by the coding sequence ATGCAACGCCGCCGCCTTTTCTTTCAACTGGGCTTTTTCGCCCTGTTCCTGTTGGCTCCAGCGCTGGATCTGCTGCGCTTCGATCTCAACGAAGCCCAGCTCTGGGTCTTCGGGCAGCGCTGGTCATTGGGCATCGACGCCTTCAAGGCTGGCGAGATCACGGCCAACCAGGCTGCCATACAGATCTTTTTGCGGGCTTTTCTGCCGGTGATTTTGCTGGTCGTGGCGTTTCTCGGCGTCGCCTACCGCTACGGCCGCCTGTATTGCGGCTGGCTGTGCCCGCATTTCACCTTGGTCGAAACGCTGAACAATGCCTTGCACCGCGCCAGTGGCAAATTGAGCTTTTGGGACAAACACCGCACCCACCGGGCCAATGTCGAGCCTACCGCGCGCTGGTGGCCGGTATTTGGTGCACTGTGTCTGGGTTTTGGTTTTCTCTGGGCGATCACCCTGCTCACCTACTTGCTGCCACCGGCCGCCATCTGGGGCAACCTGATTGGCGGCACGCTGACTCCGAACCAGGCCCGATTTCTGGTCATCGGTACCGCGGTGTTCACGCTGGAGTTCGCTTTTGCACGCCACCTGTTCTGTCGATTCGGCTGCGCCGTGGGCTTGTTTCAAAGCCTGGCCTGGATGGCCAATCCCAAGGGAATGGTGGTGTCGTTTGACCGTGACCACGCGCGCGATTGCCGCACTTGCAGCACAGCGGTCTACCCTGGCGGCAGCGCCTGCGACAACGGCTGCCCGATGCGGCTGCATCCGCGCAACATCAAACGTATGATGTTTTCGTGCGTGCAGTGCGGGCAATGTCTGGATTCCTGTGACGAGACGCAATCCGCCAAGACGCGCGAACCTTTGCTGGAGTGGAAGGTGGGCGCCGATGCCGTGCGCGAAACACTCAGGCAACGCAAAGCCGAGATGGCCGCTGAAGCCAGCGATACGGCGAAAGTGAGACTCTGA
- a CDS encoding CbbQ/NirQ/NorQ/GpvN family protein: MDQSEQRLLAQADIPFYAEQAGESTLFEHAFRQRLPVLIKGPTGCGKTRFVEHMAARLGRPLITVSCHDDLSAADLVGRHLIGDNGTVWADGPLARAVRTGAICYLDEVVEARKDTTVVLHPLADDRRVLPIERTGEQLVAPPGFMLVISYNPGYQNLLKSLKPSTRQRFIALTFGYPDPAVEQAIIEREAGVDAALASRLVQLATALRRLTDHDLEETASTRLLVMAARLVASGLPLPVACRAAIVDALTDDAETAAALDEVVSAVVG; this comes from the coding sequence ATGGATCAGAGCGAACAACGCCTTTTGGCCCAGGCGGACATCCCCTTCTACGCCGAGCAGGCCGGAGAAAGCACGCTCTTTGAGCATGCGTTTCGCCAGCGCCTGCCGGTGTTGATCAAAGGGCCAACCGGCTGTGGCAAGACGCGTTTTGTCGAACACATGGCCGCCAGGCTGGGTCGCCCGCTGATCACGGTGAGCTGCCACGACGATCTGAGCGCCGCCGATCTGGTTGGGCGCCACCTGATCGGAGACAACGGCACGGTCTGGGCCGACGGACCATTGGCCCGCGCGGTGCGCACTGGCGCCATTTGTTACCTCGATGAAGTCGTCGAGGCCCGCAAAGACACCACGGTGGTGTTGCATCCGCTGGCAGATGATCGGCGGGTGTTGCCCATCGAGCGCACCGGCGAGCAGTTGGTGGCGCCTCCCGGCTTCATGCTGGTCATCAGCTACAACCCGGGTTATCAGAATTTGCTGAAAAGCCTCAAGCCCAGCACACGTCAGCGCTTCATCGCTTTGACCTTTGGCTACCCCGATCCCGCCGTGGAGCAGGCCATCATCGAACGGGAAGCCGGCGTCGACGCAGCGCTGGCCTCGCGGCTCGTGCAACTCGCGACCGCATTGCGCCGCTTGACCGATCACGATCTGGAAGAAACCGCCAGCACGCGCTTGCTGGTGATGGCAGCACGTTTGGTGGCCAGCGGGCTGCCGCTGCCAGTGGCTTGCCGCGCGGCTATCGTGGACGCCTTGACCGATGACGCCGAAACGGCCGCCGCACTGGACGAAGTGGTTTCAGCGGTGGTGGGTTAA
- a CDS encoding cbb3-type cytochrome c oxidase subunit I produces the protein MTIKTLKYQSQSVAKNYFIAAMVLFAAQIIFGITLGLQYVIGDLFFPYIPFNVARMVHTNLLIVWLLFGFQGAAYYMVPEESETELFSTKLANLLFWVFLVAGGLTIVGYLTVPYAKLAELTGNDMLQTMGREFLEQPLPTKVGIVIVMLGFLFNISMTVLKGRKTAISMVLLIGLWGLALMFLFSFVNPHNLVRDKMYWWFVVHLWVEGTWELILGALLAYVLIKTTGVDREVIDKWLYVIIAFALMSGILGTGHHFFFIGLPGYWLWIGSIFSALEPLPFFMMTVFAFNMVQRRRREHPNQAAVLWAVGCAVMGFLGAGLWGFLHTLSAVNYYTHGSQLTAAHGHLAFYGAYVLVVITLISYAMPTLRGRIANSPRAQSYEMWSFWVMTIGMAVMVLALTGAGILQVWLQRMPTDGTAMGFMATQDQLAYFYWVRIVGGVVFLIGQFMYFASFFIGGEHVLKDNVATPVRSGGGGMLRGQPAQRARS, from the coding sequence ATGACCATCAAAACACTCAAATACCAGAGCCAATCGGTCGCCAAGAACTACTTCATCGCCGCGATGGTGTTGTTTGCCGCGCAGATCATATTTGGCATCACGCTCGGCCTGCAGTACGTGATCGGGGACCTTTTCTTCCCTTACATCCCTTTCAACGTGGCCCGCATGGTCCACACCAACCTGCTCATCGTCTGGCTGCTCTTTGGCTTCCAGGGCGCCGCCTATTACATGGTGCCGGAAGAGTCGGAAACCGAGCTCTTCTCCACCAAGCTGGCCAACCTGCTGTTCTGGGTCTTCCTGGTCGCCGGTGGACTGACCATCGTGGGCTACCTCACCGTGCCTTACGCCAAGCTGGCCGAACTCACGGGCAACGACATGCTGCAAACCATGGGGCGCGAGTTCCTGGAGCAGCCGTTGCCGACCAAGGTCGGTATCGTGATCGTGATGCTGGGCTTTCTGTTCAACATCAGCATGACCGTGCTCAAAGGGCGCAAGACGGCGATCTCCATGGTGCTGCTCATTGGCCTCTGGGGCCTGGCGCTGATGTTCCTGTTCAGCTTCGTCAACCCGCACAACCTGGTGCGCGACAAGATGTACTGGTGGTTCGTGGTTCACCTCTGGGTGGAGGGCACATGGGAGCTGATCCTGGGCGCCTTGCTGGCCTATGTGTTGATCAAGACCACCGGCGTGGACCGTGAAGTGATCGACAAATGGCTCTACGTGATCATTGCTTTTGCCCTGATGAGCGGCATCCTGGGCACAGGCCACCACTTCTTCTTCATTGGCTTGCCCGGCTACTGGCTGTGGATTGGCAGCATCTTCAGTGCGCTGGAGCCCCTGCCGTTCTTCATGATGACGGTCTTTGCCTTCAATATGGTGCAACGCCGCCGCCGCGAGCACCCCAATCAGGCCGCTGTCCTGTGGGCGGTGGGCTGTGCCGTGATGGGTTTCCTGGGCGCAGGCCTGTGGGGCTTCTTGCACACTCTGAGCGCGGTCAACTACTACACCCATGGTTCGCAACTGACCGCAGCCCACGGCCACCTCGCGTTCTACGGCGCGTATGTCTTGGTGGTGATCACGTTGATCAGCTACGCCATGCCCACGCTGCGCGGGCGCATCGCCAACAGCCCTCGGGCCCAGTCCTATGAAATGTGGAGCTTCTGGGTGATGACCATTGGCATGGCCGTCATGGTCCTGGCCTTGACCGGCGCCGGCATTTTGCAAGTCTGGTTGCAGCGCATGCCCACCGATGGCACGGCTATGGGCTTCATGGCCACACAGGACCAACTGGCGTACTTTTACTGGGTGCGTATCGTGGGTGGCGTGGTTTTCCTGATCGGCCAGTTCATGTACTTCGCCAGTTTCTTCATTGGCGGTGAGCATGTGCTGAAAGACAATGTGGCAACGCCTGTTCGCAGCGGTGGAGGCGGCATGTTGCGCGGCCAGCCTGCCCAGCGGGCCAGAAGCTGA
- a CDS encoding c-type cytochrome yields the protein MSQSQSGFTKQMARNMFYGGSMFFILLFAAIIFDSERRIPERSNAQNITPAVIAGKKVWETRNCIGCHTLLGEGAYFAPELGNVYKRRGGEFIKAWMKAMPTGAPHRRQMPQFNLTDEQLDNVVEFLKWTGEINTENWPPNIEG from the coding sequence ATGAGCCAATCGCAAAGCGGGTTTACCAAACAAATGGCCCGCAACATGTTTTATGGGGGCAGTATGTTTTTCATACTGCTGTTCGCAGCCATCATTTTTGACAGTGAGCGCCGCATTCCCGAGCGTTCCAATGCGCAGAACATCACGCCAGCCGTGATCGCGGGAAAGAAGGTCTGGGAGACCCGCAACTGCATCGGCTGCCACACGCTGCTTGGCGAGGGTGCTTATTTCGCCCCCGAACTGGGCAATGTCTACAAGCGCCGCGGCGGCGAGTTCATCAAGGCATGGATGAAAGCCATGCCCACGGGCGCGCCGCACCGCCGGCAAATGCCCCAGTTCAACCTGACCGATGAGCAGCTGGACAACGTGGTCGAGTTCCTGAAGTGGACGGGCGAGATCAACACCGAAAACTGGCCACCGAACATCGAAGGCTGA
- a CDS encoding cytochrome C oxidase subunit IV family protein, which produces MSFLHRNDGIALALAAATACTWWLGEGGHEAISPAVVGSVLALAGLKGYLIANEFMELRHAPAVWRRLVLGWLVLVIGSIGLVSWLASR; this is translated from the coding sequence ATGAGTTTTTTGCACCGCAACGATGGCATCGCACTGGCGCTCGCGGCGGCCACGGCTTGCACCTGGTGGCTGGGGGAAGGTGGTCATGAAGCGATCTCACCCGCCGTGGTGGGATCGGTGCTGGCGCTGGCCGGGCTCAAGGGTTACCTGATTGCCAACGAATTCATGGAGCTGCGCCATGCGCCTGCGGTATGGCGCCGCCTGGTGCTGGGCTGGCTGGTGCTGGTGATCGGCTCGATTGGCTTGGTGAGTTGGCTGGCCAGCAGGTAA
- a CDS encoding cytochrome c oxidase subunit 3, whose translation MSARAEPRLVGDGVIWLLVLVELLTFGILFLSFAVARWREPGVFLQGQGALSLSTGALNTLLLVGASWCAARAVMALRAGLSAAGGWWLLGALGGAVGFLVVKSHEFAGKIASGFDWADDSFTMLYTLLTGFHFLHVLVGAVVFGVLGWHARQGAYGPQHLNAPESGAVFWHMVDLLWMVLFALVYVIR comes from the coding sequence ATGTCGGCGCGCGCTGAGCCCCGGCTGGTCGGGGACGGCGTGATCTGGCTACTGGTGCTGGTCGAGCTGCTGACCTTTGGCATCCTGTTTCTTTCGTTCGCGGTCGCCCGCTGGCGGGAACCCGGGGTATTTTTGCAAGGGCAGGGCGCCTTGAGCCTTTCCACGGGGGCGCTCAATACGCTGCTTCTGGTCGGTGCGAGCTGGTGTGCTGCGCGCGCCGTGATGGCCCTTCGTGCTGGCTTGTCTGCGGCAGGTGGGTGGTGGTTGCTGGGTGCGCTGGGGGGTGCTGTCGGCTTTCTGGTTGTCAAGAGCCATGAGTTCGCCGGAAAAATTGCATCGGGGTTTGACTGGGCTGACGACAGTTTCACCATGCTCTACACGCTGCTCACGGGGTTCCACTTCTTGCATGTGCTGGTGGGTGCAGTGGTGTTTGGTGTGCTCGGGTGGCACGCACGGCAGGGCGCTTATGGACCGCAGCACCTGAACGCGCCCGAATCGGGCGCGGTGTTCTGGCACATGGTCGACTTGTTGTGGATGGTGCTGTTTGCCCTGGTCTACGTCATCCGCTGA
- a CDS encoding cytochrome D1 domain-containing protein, whose amino-acid sequence MARAQSADQTVGAASLYTEHCAACHGAQRTGGMGPALLPESLTRLRSAEALKVIAQGRVATQMPGFADKLSKEQIAALAAFVRTPVLPAPEWADADIRASREFHPAPPNEPAKPVWDADPMNLFVVVEGGDHHVSLVDGDKFEVITRFASRYALHGGPKFTPDGRYVFFGSRDGWITKYDLWRLRVVAEVRAGFNMRNVAVSGDGKWVMAANYFPHTLALFDADLNLKQTYAAATLDGKTTSRVSAVYDAEPRQSFVVALKDIPELWEISYNPKAQPIFDGYVHDYKMGEGIAKSGFLGVRRTPLEQPLDDFFFDQSYANVLGATRGEEGSKADGASAQVVNLDARSKIAELPIAGMPHLGSGITFAWNGSTVLASPNLKDGAIDVIDMKTWKTVATIPTPGPGFFMRSHENTRFAWTDSMMSPTARDTLTIIDKSTLKTVAEVKEPGKTLAHIEFTKDGKYALASVWEMDGALVIYDATTFKEVKRLPMSKPVGKYNVWNKITRSEGTSH is encoded by the coding sequence ATGGCTCGCGCGCAAAGCGCTGATCAGACCGTGGGCGCTGCATCCCTCTACACCGAACACTGCGCAGCCTGCCACGGCGCTCAACGCACCGGCGGCATGGGCCCGGCTCTGCTGCCCGAGAGCCTGACCCGCTTGCGCTCGGCCGAAGCGCTCAAGGTGATTGCCCAGGGGCGGGTTGCCACGCAGATGCCAGGCTTCGCCGACAAGCTTTCCAAAGAACAGATTGCCGCGCTGGCGGCTTTCGTGCGCACGCCCGTGTTGCCTGCGCCGGAATGGGCGGACGCCGACATTCGCGCTTCACGCGAGTTTCATCCCGCGCCGCCCAATGAGCCAGCCAAGCCGGTCTGGGATGCCGATCCCATGAACCTGTTTGTGGTGGTGGAAGGCGGCGATCACCATGTGAGCCTGGTTGATGGTGACAAGTTTGAAGTGATCACCCGTTTCGCCAGCCGTTATGCCCTGCACGGCGGTCCGAAGTTCACGCCCGATGGCCGTTATGTGTTTTTCGGCTCGCGCGATGGCTGGATCACCAAATACGACCTCTGGCGCTTGCGCGTGGTGGCAGAGGTGCGCGCTGGCTTCAACATGCGCAACGTGGCCGTGAGCGGCGACGGTAAATGGGTGATGGCTGCGAACTATTTTCCGCACACGCTGGCCTTGTTCGACGCCGATCTGAACCTGAAGCAGACCTACGCTGCGGCCACGCTGGACGGCAAGACCACTTCTCGCGTTTCTGCGGTGTATGACGCCGAGCCGCGCCAGAGCTTTGTGGTGGCACTGAAAGACATTCCGGAGCTCTGGGAGATTTCGTACAACCCCAAGGCCCAGCCGATCTTTGACGGCTATGTGCACGATTACAAGATGGGCGAAGGCATCGCCAAATCCGGGTTCCTCGGTGTGCGCCGCACGCCACTGGAGCAGCCGCTGGACGACTTTTTCTTTGACCAGAGCTACGCCAACGTGCTGGGCGCCACGCGTGGGGAAGAAGGGAGCAAGGCCGATGGCGCCAGCGCCCAGGTGGTCAACCTCGATGCGCGCAGCAAGATCGCTGAACTGCCAATCGCCGGTATGCCGCATTTGGGGTCGGGCATCACGTTCGCCTGGAATGGCAGCACCGTGCTGGCATCGCCGAATCTGAAAGACGGCGCCATTGACGTGATCGATATGAAGACCTGGAAGACGGTTGCAACCATTCCCACACCAGGCCCTGGCTTCTTCATGCGCAGCCACGAGAACACCCGCTTCGCATGGACCGACTCCATGATGAGTCCGACAGCGCGTGACACGCTCACCATCATCGACAAGAGCACACTGAAAACCGTTGCCGAAGTCAAAGAGCCCGGCAAGACCCTGGCCCATATCGAGTTCACCAAAGACGGCAAGTACGCGCTGGCCAGCGTGTGGGAAATGGACGGCGCATTGGTGATCTACGATGCCACCACATTCAAGGAAGTCAAGCGCCTGCCCATGAGCAAGCCGGTCGGGAAGTACAACGTGTGGAACAAGATCACGCGGTCGGAAGGCACTTCCCATTGA
- the nirJ gene encoding heme d1 biosynthesis radical SAM protein NirJ — MFRISQYLREIAQAEKTGVYPSPIGRHVSGQGAAESALPGGRGLAAQGAGAVGIQKPGPVVIWNLIRRCNLTCKHCYALSADHEYEGELSREEVFTVMDDLKAYRVPVLILSGGEPLLRPDIFEIAQRSRDMGFYTGLSTNGTLIDEPMADRVAAMGFNYVGISLDGLRETHDKFRRLEGAFDRSLAAVHLLHERGVKVGLRFTMTAMNAHDLPALLDLMRTEQVDKFYFSHLNYAGRGNIHRGKDAQFQATRDALDMLIERAWDAAQRGLDEEYVTGNNDADGPYLLNWVEARFPQWAPMLRERLVAWGGNSSGVNVANIDNLGHVHPDTMWWHHKLGDVRERPFSAIWSDTSEPLMAGLKAKPRAVKGRCAVCKHFDICGGNTRVRAQQLTGDAWAEDPGCYFTDEEIGATAGSDATRLTMEPVSGKRRVVAIHLEENTHV; from the coding sequence ATGTTCCGCATCAGTCAATACCTGCGTGAAATCGCACAAGCCGAAAAGACCGGCGTTTATCCGTCGCCTATAGGCCGGCATGTCTCTGGCCAGGGTGCCGCCGAATCGGCTTTGCCGGGCGGCCGGGGGCTGGCGGCGCAAGGCGCCGGCGCAGTGGGGATCCAAAAGCCAGGACCCGTCGTGATCTGGAACCTGATCCGCCGCTGCAACTTGACCTGCAAACACTGCTATGCACTGTCAGCCGATCACGAATATGAGGGCGAGTTGTCCCGTGAAGAGGTCTTCACCGTGATGGACGACCTCAAGGCCTACCGTGTTCCCGTGCTCATTCTCTCGGGTGGTGAGCCGCTGCTGCGCCCGGATATTTTTGAAATCGCCCAACGATCACGCGACATGGGCTTTTATACCGGGCTCTCCACCAACGGTACACTGATCGACGAACCCATGGCCGACCGGGTCGCCGCCATGGGCTTCAATTACGTGGGCATCAGCCTCGACGGTTTGCGTGAAACCCACGACAAGTTCCGCCGTCTCGAAGGTGCCTTCGACCGCAGCCTGGCTGCCGTGCACCTGTTGCACGAGCGGGGGGTGAAGGTGGGTCTCCGCTTCACCATGACGGCGATGAATGCCCATGATCTGCCCGCGCTGCTCGATCTGATGCGCACCGAGCAGGTCGACAAGTTTTACTTCTCTCACCTGAATTACGCGGGCCGTGGCAATATTCACCGCGGCAAAGATGCCCAGTTTCAGGCCACGCGCGACGCGCTGGACATGCTGATCGAGCGGGCCTGGGATGCCGCACAGCGAGGCCTCGATGAAGAGTATGTGACCGGTAACAACGATGCCGATGGCCCCTACCTCCTCAACTGGGTCGAGGCGCGCTTCCCACAGTGGGCGCCGATGCTGCGTGAGCGGCTGGTGGCCTGGGGCGGCAACAGCAGTGGCGTGAACGTGGCCAATATCGACAACCTCGGCCATGTGCATCCCGACACCATGTGGTGGCACCACAAACTGGGCGACGTGCGCGAGCGTCCTTTCTCGGCCATCTGGAGCGACACCAGCGAGCCGTTGATGGCCGGACTGAAGGCCAAGCCACGGGCGGTCAAGGGCCGTTGCGCTGTTTGCAAACACTTTGACATCTGCGGCGGCAACACCCGTGTGCGCGCCCAGCAACTCACCGGCGACGCATGGGCCGAAGACCCCGGCTGCTATTTCACCGACGAGGAAATTGGTGCCACGGCGGGAAGCGACGCCACGAGGCTCACCATGGAGCCGGTGTCAGGCAAGCGGCGCGTGGTGGCCATCCATCTGGAGGAGAACACCCATGTCTGA
- the ahbB gene encoding siroheme decarboxylase subunit beta produces the protein MPLDELDRRLIRATQGGLPLLPRPYEAVGAMLGIDGEQVRRRMQAMLDAGLIRRIGAVPNHYRLGFTANGMSVWDVADDLVDELGERIGQLSGVSHCYRRPRRLPVWRYNLFAMLHGRSREEVERQAEDIAAMLGPACAAHDILYSTAILKKTGLRLNES, from the coding sequence ATGCCACTTGACGAACTGGACCGCCGTTTGATTCGAGCGACACAAGGTGGTTTGCCCTTGCTTCCCCGACCCTACGAGGCCGTGGGCGCCATGCTGGGCATTGATGGTGAACAGGTGCGCCGTCGCATGCAGGCCATGCTCGACGCGGGGTTGATTCGCCGCATTGGCGCCGTGCCCAACCACTACCGTCTGGGCTTTACGGCCAATGGCATGAGCGTGTGGGATGTGGCCGATGACCTTGTCGACGAACTGGGGGAGCGCATCGGTCAACTGTCTGGCGTGAGCCACTGCTACCGCCGCCCCCGTCGTCTGCCCGTCTGGCGCTACAACCTGTTTGCCATGCTGCATGGCCGTTCGCGCGAAGAGGTCGAGCGACAAGCCGAAGATATCGCTGCCATGCTCGGCCCTGCCTGTGCCGCCCATGACATCCTGTATTCCACCGCCATCCTGAAAAAGACAGGATTGCGACTCAACGAAAGCTGA
- a CDS encoding Lrp/AsnC family transcriptional regulator: MLSPDDARLVAFLHGGFPLTDRPFADVAEQLGCPEDVVIERLQRLLSHGDLSRFGPLFQIERAGGRFVLAAMAVPEPRFDAVAELLNGISEVAHNYRRESAHPDQPNATPLNMWFVLAVESADLIAPTIAHIEAVTGLSVFDFPKDREFFVELKLPLLEGLGHAT, translated from the coding sequence ATGCTCTCGCCTGACGACGCCCGTTTGGTGGCCTTCTTGCATGGGGGCTTTCCACTGACCGACCGGCCGTTCGCCGACGTGGCAGAGCAACTGGGTTGCCCGGAAGATGTGGTGATCGAGCGTTTGCAGCGGTTGCTGTCCCACGGCGATTTGAGCCGTTTCGGCCCGCTTTTTCAAATCGAGCGTGCGGGTGGCCGTTTCGTATTGGCCGCCATGGCGGTGCCCGAACCTCGGTTCGATGCGGTGGCCGAGCTGCTCAATGGCATTTCCGAGGTGGCCCACAATTACCGGCGCGAATCGGCGCACCCCGATCAACCCAACGCCACACCGCTCAACATGTGGTTTGTCTTGGCGGTGGAGTCGGCCGATCTGATTGCACCGACCATCGCCCATATTGAAGCCGTTACCGGCTTGAGCGTGTTTGACTTTCCGAAAGACCGCGAGTTCTTCGTGGAGTTGAAGCTCCCCCTTCTGGAAGGTCTTGGCCATGCCACTTGA
- the ahbB gene encoding siroheme decarboxylase subunit beta yields MNARAPWPTAPSNTDMALLNEWQHGFPLVREPFLQIAQALSLNEAQVIGSFQQMQERGAISRIGGVFSPGAGGAALLAAMAVPADRLDAIAAQVSAHPGVNHNYEREHRFNLWFVMTGTDAHAVNAAMDGLERETGLPALRLRMERAYRIDLGFDLRHATAQAPMRVHRGGDTAALVGKDHLLAACVEQGLSITARPFDAWASACECSPEEIIDRLQRWVDAGTLKRFGVVVRHHELGFSANAMTVFNVPEDQVDACGELLAAQPGVTLAYKRERAQGWPFNLYCMVHGTHREAVHAVIERVIPAVGLTHYPREILFSTRRFKQTGARRFRSLPNAQEPAHALA; encoded by the coding sequence ATGAACGCGCGAGCCCCTTGGCCAACCGCCCCCAGCAACACCGACATGGCGTTGCTCAATGAATGGCAGCATGGGTTTCCGTTGGTGCGCGAGCCGTTTTTGCAGATCGCCCAGGCGTTGTCGTTGAACGAAGCGCAGGTGATCGGGTCTTTCCAGCAGATGCAGGAGCGTGGCGCCATCAGCCGGATCGGTGGCGTGTTTTCGCCCGGCGCAGGCGGCGCGGCATTGCTGGCCGCGATGGCCGTACCGGCCGATCGCCTGGACGCCATTGCGGCGCAGGTGTCGGCCCACCCGGGGGTGAACCACAACTACGAACGTGAGCACCGCTTCAACCTCTGGTTTGTGATGACCGGGACCGATGCCCACGCGGTGAATGCAGCGATGGATGGCCTGGAGCGCGAGACCGGCTTGCCTGCGTTGCGGCTGCGCATGGAGCGCGCGTACCGCATTGATCTGGGTTTTGACCTGCGGCACGCCACCGCCCAAGCGCCCATGCGGGTTCATCGGGGGGGAGATACGGCAGCGCTGGTCGGCAAAGACCACCTGCTGGCCGCTTGCGTGGAACAGGGACTGTCCATCACCGCTCGACCTTTTGACGCCTGGGCCAGCGCTTGCGAGTGCAGCCCTGAAGAGATCATCGACCGGTTGCAGCGGTGGGTTGACGCTGGCACGCTCAAGCGCTTTGGCGTGGTGGTTCGTCACCATGAGCTGGGCTTTTCGGCCAACGCCATGACGGTGTTCAATGTGCCGGAAGACCAGGTCGATGCCTGCGGCGAATTGCTCGCGGCGCAGCCTGGCGTGACGCTGGCTTACAAGCGTGAGCGTGCCCAAGGTTGGCCGTTCAATCTGTATTGCATGGTGCACGGTACACACCGAGAGGCGGTGCACGCAGTGATCGAACGCGTGATTCCCGCTGTGGGGTTGACCCACTACCCGCGCGAAATTTTGTTTTCCACCCGCCGTTTCAAACAAACCGGGGCGCGTCGATTCCGCTCCCTGCCCAATGCCCAGGAGCCCGCCCATGCTCTCGCCTGA
- a CDS encoding cytochrome D1 domain-containing protein translates to MKRRHLLASAAVTLPSLAALGLLPGCAASMLRGTGDLGVVIGRANGTLYLVDTTAQALIGEVSGLGDLSHASVVFSRDGLFAYVFGRDGGLTQVNLLERRITRRVMQAGNSIGGAISADGSLVAAQNYTPGGVKIFDAHTLALVADVPAEYAPGKLSKVVGLVDLPGRRFAYSLFEGNAIWVIDCTDPARVGIQKFEGVGQQPYDALVTPDGRHYIAGLFGEDGLAMIDLWAAEPKVQRILSGYGKGQEALPVYKMPHLRGWAVAGRRAYLPAIGRHEVLVVDTDTWKEVGRIPVAGQPVFVMARPDGRQVWVNFSVPDYHRVQVIDTQTQTIVKTLEPGKAVLHMEFTPRGESVWISSRDDNRVSIIDTQTLATRARLDVPSPSGIFFTSRAARLGF, encoded by the coding sequence ATGAAACGCCGCCATCTGCTGGCCTCAGCCGCCGTCACCCTGCCGTCCCTGGCCGCCCTGGGTTTGTTGCCCGGTTGCGCCGCATCCATGCTGCGAGGCACAGGCGACCTGGGCGTGGTGATCGGCCGCGCCAATGGCACGCTGTACCTCGTGGACACCACGGCACAGGCCTTGATCGGAGAAGTGTCCGGCCTGGGTGACCTGTCCCACGCCTCCGTGGTGTTCTCGCGCGACGGCCTGTTCGCCTACGTGTTCGGACGCGATGGCGGCCTCACGCAAGTCAACCTGCTGGAGCGTCGCATCACCCGGCGGGTGATGCAGGCGGGCAATTCCATTGGCGGTGCCATCAGCGCCGACGGCAGCCTGGTCGCCGCGCAAAACTACACGCCCGGTGGCGTCAAAATATTTGACGCCCACACCCTGGCGCTCGTGGCCGATGTGCCGGCCGAGTACGCGCCGGGAAAATTGTCCAAGGTGGTGGGTCTGGTGGATTTGCCTGGGCGTCGATTTGCGTACAGCCTCTTTGAGGGCAACGCAATATGGGTGATCGATTGCACCGACCCAGCCCGAGTGGGCATTCAAAAATTCGAAGGTGTCGGCCAGCAACCCTACGACGCCCTGGTCACGCCCGATGGCCGTCACTACATTGCAGGCCTGTTTGGCGAAGACGGTCTGGCCATGATCGACCTGTGGGCCGCTGAGCCCAAGGTGCAGCGCATCCTGAGCGGTTATGGCAAAGGCCAGGAGGCATTGCCGGTCTACAAAATGCCGCATCTGCGCGGTTGGGCTGTGGCCGGTCGGCGCGCCTACTTGCCCGCGATCGGGCGCCACGAGGTGCTGGTGGTTGATACCGACACCTGGAAAGAAGTGGGCCGCATCCCGGTGGCCGGTCAGCCGGTGTTCGTGATGGCTCGGCCCGATGGACGCCAGGTGTGGGTGAATTTCTCGGTGCCCGATTACCACCGTGTGCAGGTGATCGACACCCAGACCCAGACCATTGTGAAAACCCTGGAGCCGGGCAAAGCCGTTTTGCACATGGAGTTCACACCACGTGGCGAATCGGTGTGGATCAGCAGCCGCGATGACAACCGCGTGAGCATCATCGATACCCAGACGCTGGCCACCCGCGCCCGTCTCGATGTGCCTTCGCCCAGCGGCATCTTTTTCACCTCGCGCGCTGCGCGACTGGGCTTTTGA